The sequence ATTTTTATTTATGAGTATCAGGAAACATTAACACAAAGTTACAGGCGACAGGTTGCAAGCGACAACTCATCACTCATCACCCACACTACAAGTAGCCTGTAACCTGCTACCTGCAGCCTGTAAACATAGAGTATAGGTAACTTGATATTAATCATTCCCGATACTCATTTTTTTATTTTCTACCAATACCATTTCCGGGAAAATAAAATTAAAGGATGGCTTTACGTGCGGTAAATAAGGAGACATATTTAATTCTTATATTTACACCAAAAAGGATAATATGAGTAATAAGCTAAACCGTAGATCATTTCTTCGCCAGGGAACGTTAGCCGGGGCGGCCTCAATTGTTGGATTATCATTGATCCCCAGGATATCATGGGGAAGCATTCTTAAAACTACTCCTGACCTTGTGGTGGTTAATGGAGAAGAATATTTCGATAATACCAGGAAAGCCGTCGAGATGCTTGGTGGTATGAAACGTTTTGTCGGCCAAGGACAGATTGTTGGGTTATTGGTTAATTCTGACTTTGAAGACAGAGGAGCCTATGTCAATCCTGATATCGTTCTTTCCATTATTCAGCAATGTGTTGATGCAGGTGCGCAGGAGTTTATCTGCCTGCAGAAAATCAAAGATGAATACTGGCAACGCAGTATGCATTATTCTGATCTTCAGCAATTAATGGATAAAGTGAAAAGTGTTGAATCCAATGTTTTTCCTGCCAAATTTAATGAGGAAGATTTCAGGACCGTTCCTGAAATCCAGGGTGCAGTTTTGCTCAAAGACATGGAGATCGTAAAAGCAATAGATAACTGTGATGTTTTTATCAATATTGCCATTGGGAAGCATCATGCGACCACCTTGTATACCGGGGCCATAAAGAACATGATGGGAATCTGTACACGTAAAAGCAATGTATTTATGCACCTGGGTGCAGGAACAAAAAATGATCCGGAACATCTGGGGCAAAGCCTTGCAGAGATAAACCTATACCGGAAACCCGACCTTGTGATTGTTGATTCCTCCTATTTTATAACTACCAATGGACCCGTAGGTCCGGGTGAGATTAAACAACCACAAAAAATACTGGCAGGGACGGATATTGTTGCAACCGATTCCATGGGCGCCCGCTTGCTTGGTTATGAAGCCTCAGATATTCTCCATATAGTAAAAGCACATGAATTAGGTCAGGGGGAAATCGATCTGTCAATGATTATTGTCAAGGAAACCTAAATACCCAATTAGTTATGAAACGAACCAGATTTTTAGTTTTAACCACTTTCTTTGTTTTTTTATTTTTTACAGCATTGGCCCAGGATTCAATTCATCCGGAAGACTTGCTTCCATCGGAAGAGTTGTTGGGGAGTTTTCTTCTTGTTCAGGAGGTAGAAAAATATTCAGGAGATGAGCTTTTTTCCCTGATCAATGGAGGGGCTGATCTTTTTCTTGAATATGGTTTTTCCAATGTTATCAAAGCCGATTATAAAAATGATGAGGGTTCACTTTCTGTTGAGATCTACGAGATGACGGACCCTCAGGCTGCTTTTGGGATATACACGATGATGCAGATGAAAGATGATGTGCCTGATAATCTGGGTGACGCCGGACAAATTCTCGGCGATTATGCACTTTTCTCCAAGGACCGTTTTGTAGTTAAGTTGAATACTAACCTTCCCGACAAGGAAGCTGAAAACATTCTCAATAAATTTTCTGCCGGAATAGCCGGAAAGATCAAAATGTCAACCTTTAAGCCATTGATGGTTATACAGCTTCTGCCCATTACCCACTCCGATTATCCTGAAATGAAGATTTTCAAGGGTCCGGTAGGTTTAAACAATATCTACCCGCTTAGCCAGTCAAATATTTACAATTTTAAAATTGGGGTAGCAGGAATATATGAAAACTATAAAGTGTTGGTACTGGAATGTACCAATGTTGCCAATGCTCAAATACAATATGGGGCCATTGCAGATATGATTGCTACCACCGGGAAATACTCAAATTTTGTACAAAAAGGGATTGATTTTTCAGCTTCAGATCATATAAATAACAAAATCGCTGTGTCTGTTTATGAGAAATATGTTTTTCTTATAATTCATACAGGAAATATGAATGTTGAACCTCTCCGCAGGGAGATCAGGTTGAACATCGACCTTATCTCAAATTAGAAAGGATTACATTAGCCCGCTTGATAATTTTTTTTGCATTGGAGCCTCCAATTGTATTATATTTGTGTAAATCCTTAAATATCAATTATTATGAGAACATTTACCAAAGTAATTATCTGGATTATTGCAATTTTGGTTATCCTGGTGATCATTTCTTATTTGCTGCCCGGTAAGTATTATATCGAACGCAGCGTGGTTATTAATGCAGACAAAGAAATCATCTTTGATCAGTTTTGTGATTACAACAACTGGGAAAATTGGACTCCCTGGGGAAAGGAGCTTGATTCTGCAGCCACGATCGAGTTTATCGGATCCTGTGAAGAGGGAGCTATTCAAAAATGGGATGGAGAAATAATGGGAAACGGTGAGATGATGATAACCCGTTTGATTCCTTATGAAATCATGGAATATGAACTTAAATTCGACGGAGGTAAATACCGGTCGCAGGGTAGTATGTTCCTTGAACCGGAGGAGGAGGGATACAGGGTAACCTGGACCGATGAGGGTGATTTGGGATACAATCCCATTACCCGTTATATGGGTTTGATGATAGATGGTATGATGGGGCCGGATTTCGAAAAAGGATTAAATAAACTGAAAGAAGTTGCCGAAGGGATGCCCGACTTCCCCGATATTGAGGTCACTGAGGTGGAACCTGTTATCGCGCTTTCCATCACCGATAGTTCGACACTTGATCAGATGGGAATGAAAATGGCTGAGCTCTATGAACTGTTAAGCGGATATATTACTGCCAGAAAAGCAAATATAACCGGTCCTGCTTATTGTGTCTTCCATTCCTGGGATCCGGAAGGCCATACCGTAATTGAGGCTGGGTTTCCGGTCGACAAGGAATTACCTGAGAAACTGAATATGAAGAGCACTCTTACCCCAGGTGGTAAGGCTTTGAAGAGCTTGTTTATTGGACCCTATGATCAGTCGGAAGCCGTTTACATGGCCATGGATAAATATTTGAAGCATAATAAGTTGGAAATGGCCGGAGGGCCCTGGGAAGTATATCTTAACGACCCGGTCACCGAGCCCGATCCCAACAAATGGGAGACATTGATTTATTTTCCTATAAAGTAAAAAGAAACTTATGTGCGGCAGGTATGTCCTGGTTCAGAAAGCAGAGGTGATTGAAAAGCGTTTCAATGTTACGTTCCCGGAACATTTGGAATGGAAGGCGGCTTATAATATTTCCCCGGGGAACCAGGCACCTGTCATCACAGGGGATAAACCCCGTGAAATCCAGTTATTCTATTTCGGATTAACCCCTTTCTGGGCCAGGAAACCCATGTACCTGTTCAATGCCCGTGCTGAAGGCGACCATAACCAGGAAAATGACCCGGAGTATAAAGGCAGCAAGGGAATAATAACCAAGCCGGCTTTCAGAAAACCTATCCGTTCGCAGAGGTGTCTGGTTCCTGCAGATTGTTTCATTGAAGGCACTATTAAGGAAAAACTGGCTAAGCCATTTGTTGTTTATCTTAAGGATGGAATAAGGCCGTTCTCTTTTGCCGGGTTATGGGATTCGTGGACCAACAAGGAGACAGGAGAGGTAATCCATTCCTTTGCGATTATCACCACTGTGGCAAATTCTTTACTTCAACGCATACCCCATCATAGATCCCCGGTAATTCTGGATCAAAGGGATGAAGCGCTATGGCTGGATAATGACCTGCCGCTTTCGGGAGTTACGCACTTACTCAGACCATATCCCGCTGAGAAAATGAATGCTTATCCAATATCCGATCGCATCCGTAATCCAAAAGCCGATGGCCCGGAACTTTTAAAACCGGCAGGGGAGAGGCTGGCTCCGGAATACGAGGTAAGAACCCGCAGTGACCTCACCTTACAGGGTATGGGCAGCAATAAAAGATATACCGATCCCCTTGACCTGCTTTGGGAAAACTAAGCTCTCGGATCTTTCACAAGAGCCATTTTCTCCATTTTATGAACCTCAATACTGGGAAATCCGAATTCTTCCACTACTTTACCTGTGACCCGGTATACTCCATTTCCCCGGAAAGGATATTTCTTCAATGCATCCGGAAAGTGAACGGTATCAAAGAATTCCCCGCTTTTATCAAGGAAGGCGGCGAAATGCATGATGTCCCTTTTAATCGTCTTTACGTATTTGATCGTGACCAGCAGCCCTGTGATTTCAATAATCTTACCAATTGACTCTGCAAGTCCGGAGGCAAGGAAACAGCTTTCAGGAGGCGATTGAAGGAGATCAAAATAGCTTAACGACACCGGAAAGCCCAGTAATTCGATTTCGTCGTAGGCATCTTCCGTCGGGCTGTTTTCCAGCTGGGGAAGGCGAAATCCTTTTGAGGAATGGCGAAATAGCGGATTACTTTCGGGTGTGCGGTTTTTCTTACCAATGATGAGATGGGCTTCCCAAAGAAGGTGGGCTTTGGTCTTTCCTGTAAAACTAAAGGCCCCTGCACGGATCAGGATCACCATTTGTTCTATCCCTGCCGGAACCCTTGCGCAAAAATCTTCCAGGGAAGCAAAGGTCCCATGGGCATTTCTCTCCGAAACAATGGCCCATGCCGTTTTGTTTTCCAGGTTGGCGAGGTGAATAAAACCGATGTAAACATCCTCCCCCCGTATGCAGGTCTTGTATTCGCTGTTGTTGACACAGGGCAGGAGTATATTGGCACCCCAGCGCCTGGCTTCATTAAAGTAAACCCAGGAAGTGTAAAATCCGCCGAAATTGTTGATTACGGCAACCATGAACTCTTTCGGATAATGGGCTTTCAGGAAAAGACTCTGGTAGCTTTCCACCGCATACGAAGCCGAGTGGGCTTTGGAGAACGAATACCCGGCAAAAGACTCTATCTGCCGCCATACTTCCCGGGTGATCTCATCCGGGTACCCTCTTTCTTTGCAATTGGTAAAGAATTTCTCCACAATGCGTTGAAATTCCTTTTTCCCCCGGAATTTGCCACTCATTGCCCTCCTTAGTACATCGGAATCGGCCAGGTCGAGCCCTGCAAAGTGGTGACAAACCTTCAGGACATCTTCCTGATAAACCATAACACCATAGGTTTCGCTGAGTTGTTCTTCCATTACCGGGTGAAGGTATGAAAAGCCCCGGGGATTATGGAAACGCCGGATATATTCCTTCATCATTCCTGAGCGGGCTACACCGGGGCGGATGATGGAGCTGGCAGCCACAAGGCTGAGGTAATTATCGCAGTGTAGCTTTTTCAGGAGGCCGCGCATAGCCGGGCTTTCAATGTAAAAGCAACCGTTGGTCTCACCGGATCTCAACATGCGCTTCACATCCGGATCCTGTTTGAACTTTTCCACCTGATGAACGTCGACTTTGATGCCACGGTTTTCCATGACAATATCCGCACAGTCGCGAATATGGCCAATGCCCCGTTGACTCAGGATATCAAGTTTCTCAAAGCCGATATCCTCGGCGACATACATATCCCATTGCGTGGTTGGAAAACCTTTGGGGGGCAGGTCAAGGGCGGTGTAATACGTTATAGGCTCCTCAGAGATCAGCACACCCCCGGCATGGATGCTCCGGATATTCGGAAAGTCGATCACTTTAACCGCCAGGGAGTGGATATTCCGGATGATCTCGCTGTTGTTGAATTCCGACCCGGGGTGCTCTACCAAAAGGTCGATCTCATTCTTCGGGAGTCCGTAAACCTTGCCCAGTTCCCGGTAAATGGAGCGGCCTTTAAAGGTCGACATGGCTCCGAGCAAAGCAGTATGATTGCGACCGTAGCGCTTGAAGATGTAATCCTGTACTTCATCCCTTTCATTCCATGAATAGTCGATGTCGAAATCGGGAGGATTGCTGCGCTTCGGATTGATAAACCTCTCGAAGTAAAGGTTTAATTCAATAGGGTCAACATCTGTGATCTTCAGGCAATAAGCTACCAGACTGTTGGCCCCGCTGCCCCTGCCTACATGGTAAAAGCCCCGCGACATGGAATAGCGGATGATATCCCAGGTGATCAGAAAGTAAGCGGCAAAACCAAGTTTAGAGATGATCTCAAGCTCCCCTTCCATACGCTTACGGGCTTGTTCACAGGATTTGCCGTAACGGTAAACCAGGCCGTCACGGGCAAGTTTTTCCAGCAATATGCGATCATCATAAACACTGCCGGTAAAAGTCCTTTTGTTCTTAACCGACTGAAAATCAAAGTTAATACTGCAGGAACGCATCATTCTTTCGGTGTTGGCGATGATCTCCGGGAAATCCTGGTAACGCCGGAGTAGCTTCTCTGCAGATACCATAAAGGCTTCAATACCGGCAAGATTGTCTGGTCTTAATTTGGTTATCAAGGTATTGAGGTCAATGGCCCGGAGATTTTGATGCAACAGAAAATCTTCACCCCCTCTGTGTACCACCGGATGCTGGATGACCAGTTTATCCTGGCTATAGCGGTACCTGGAAAACGGCAGGCGCGATACGTCCCTGATCCCTACCCCGATATATTCATTTTCCCGGAGCCCTTTGGTATCGCGGCTGCCGTAAGGGTACACCACGAAGGCATTGGTAAAGGCAGGAGGGAGGGAGGGAAGAGCAGTAGCTTCCAGGGTGTGGTTGCTGAGAAACTCGTTCAGCTCTCTGAAACCTTCATTGTTCATTGCCAGGCCGGTATAGAGTAGCTTATCCCCGTCTCTGAAGCTGATGCCTGCCATGGGGCTTATACCGTTTTCCCGGCAGGCTTTTACAAAGTCCATGACCCCGGAGGAATTATTGATATCGGTAAGGCCCAGGGCATCTATCCCCAGACTTTTTGCCCTTTCCACGAGTTTTTCAACCGGAAGGGTACCGTAGCGCAGACTGTAATATGAATGTGAATTCCAGTACATTATACTCCAATTCCCCTTCTGATTGCCGTTTTCCCGAAGCGTATGCGTATACTGTCCATAGCCTGGTAAAGGCTGATCATTTCCGGACTGTCTTCAAACAGGTCGAGTTGCTGCACTCCTCCCACCAGGCCACTAAGCCTGACACCTACCAACCGTATCAGCATACGGCGCTGATATAGCTTGCTGAAAAGATCCAGGCTTGTTTTTATCAGGATATGGTCGAAGGAAGTATAAGGTATCTGTTGCTGTAACGTGTGTGTGTCGAAGTTCGCATAACGGATCTTTACCGTTACACAGGAAGCCAGTTTCTGCTTTTTTCGAAGTTCAAAGGCCAGCTTTTCTACCTTATAGGTTATGATCCGCTGTATTTCGGCAATATCGATGGTATCGGACTCGAATGTTGTTTCCGAGCCGATCGATTTGCGTTCGGAATAGGACTGAACAGGGGTATGGTCGATCCCGTTAGCCTTTTTCCATATTACAATGCCGTTTTTTCCCATGAGGCTTTCCATCATTTCCGGGGGGATACGGCTTAACGTTCCCACGGTGGAAACACCCATGGAGCGGAGCAACTGGTATGATCTGGCACCTATCATGGGGATTTTACGGATGGATAAGGGAGACAGAAAAGGCATGACCTGCTGACCGGGAATCTGCAATTCTCCGTTTGGCTTGGCTTCGTTCGTAGCCATTTTCGAAATGGTCTTGTTTACCGACAAACCGAAAGAGATAGGCAATCCGGTTTCCCGGGTAATGCGTTCCCTCAGCTCATGTGTCCACCGGTAACAGCCAAAAAAACGATCCATGCCCGTGATGTCTATATAATGCTCATCAATGGAGGCTTTTTCGAAAACGGGCGATTGTTCGGCAATGATGCCGGTGACCATTCTCGAATAGCGGCTGTAAAGGTCCATGTCACCCCGTATGACCATCGCATCACCGCAGAGGGATCGGGCCATTTTCATCGGCATAGCAGAGTGCACACCGAATTTCCTGGCTTCATAACTGCAACTGGCAACCACACCCCGGTCGGAAAGCCCCCCGATGATCACCGGCTTGCCTTGCAGCCGGCTGTTCTGCAAACGCTCTACCGATACAAAAAAAGTATCGAGGTCGAAATGCACGATACAACGCTCTTCTGTGTACATTTTTTAAGAATTACTTGACATTTTAGAAATTTGTTGTATTTTTGATTAAAATTTAATCAAAATTTTGATTACAATATAATCAAATTAATAATACAAGGCAAGGAAAATTATGTATGTGAATCGTTAAAGGGAGCAAAAGGTTACAGGTTACAAGGTACAGGGTGCAGGGTACAGAAAGCGAGGTGCGTTAACCTGCAACCTGTTGTAACCTGCAGCCTGTAACCTGCAACAGTAAGTTTCCTTGTACAAAAAAACATTAAGATGTATTTCAGTTCCAACATTAAGCTTCTCAGGAAGCGGCGCGGCCGCACCCAGGATGATGTGGCTCATGCGCTGAACATGAAAAGGCCGACATTGAGCGGTTACGAAAACAATGTTGCCGAGCCGGGCATAGAAGCGCTGATGGCTTTTTCGAAGTATTACAACATTGCCATTGATACGCTGATCAGGATAGATCTTGCCGGGCTTGCTGAAAGCCAGCTTTCCCAGCTGGAAAAGGGTTTTGATGTGTATCTGAACGGAAGCAGCCTGCGTGTTCTGGCCACTACCGTGAACAGCGATAATGAGGAAAATATCGAGCTGGTGAATGAAAAGGCCATGGCAGGTTATACCCGTGGGTTTGCGGATCCTGAATTCATCAGGATATTGCCGGCTTTCCAGCTTCCTTTTTTATCGAAGAACAGGAAATACCGGACTTTCCAGATACAGGGGGATTCAATGCTCCCCATCCCTGATAAATCGTGGGTTACCGGAGAGTTTGTCCAGAACTGGAAGGCTACCCGTAATAATTTCCCTCACATCATCCTTACTCTTGATGATGGCATTGTGTTTAAGATCGTTGACAACCAGATAGAAACGAAAGGTGTACTCAGGCTCAGCTCATTGAACCCTCTTTATGAACCTTATGAAATACCTGTTACCCAGGTCAAGGAAATGTGGAAATTTGTCCATTACATCAGTTCAGAGCTACCGGAGCCCAATTTACCCATGGATAGGATGGCAGGGGAGTTACAGGAGTTGAAAAAACAAGTGCATGCAATACAGACCAGCTTAAACCTCTGAGAAGATTATGTATGCCGTTATTGATGTAGAAACGACCGGGCTGAATGCCAAATCAGAACGAATTACGGAGATTGCTATCCTCGTGCATGACGGGAACCAAGTGGTTGATAGTTTTCAAACCCTCCTTAATCCGGAAAAAAGGATCCCACACATGATAACCGGCCTGACAGGAATAGATAACCGGATGGTTGCGGAAGCACCGTATTTTTTTGAGGTTGCCCGAAAAATTGTGGAGATGACGGAAGGCAAGGTGATTGTCGGTCATAATGTTGCTTTTGATTACGGGTTCATTCGACATGAGTTCCAGCGTTTATTCTACGATTTTAAAAGAAAGACCATCTGCACCAAGAAGCTGGCCCGCAAACTGTTACCCGGACGGAGGCATTATGGGCTTGGGTCTTTATGCAAAGATCTTGAAATAGCCAATTCAGCGAGACATCGTGCAGCCGGAGATGCCATGGCAACGGCCAGGCTTTTCGAGTTTCTATTGTCGAAGGAAAGAAACTTCCTGGAGTCATCCCTGCGCCATTACAGTTCAGGACTGGAACCTTCTGTTGTTGACAGGTTGCCGGAGGACATTGGTGTGTATTACTTTCTCGATAAAGAAGGGCAGATTATTTATATCGGAAAAAGCGTGAATATCAGAGACAGGGTGATCTCTCATCTGAACAATAACATCACCAAACGGGCTATTGACATGAGGGATCAAATGGCCGGCATCCATTATGAGCTTACGGGAAGCGAGTTGATTGCCCTTTTACTGGAGTCTTATGAGATAAAAAGGCATAAGCCTCCTTTTAACCGGCAACAACGAAGAGTCAGTTACCCTTATGGCTTGTTTGATTTTCCGGATAAGGATGGGTTTATAAACCTTGAAATCAGAAGGATAAGAGCGGGCGATCATCCCCTCACCAGTTATTCCAATGCCCGTGAAGGTCGTGAACATCTTAATTATCTCCTGGAAAACTATACACTTTGCCAAAAGTACTGTGGATTATACAAAACCCAGGGCCCATGTTTTCATCATCAGATCCACCGTTGCCAGGGAGCATGTGCAGGTCTGGAAGGTCATGAAACATATAATCATCGTGTTGAAGAAGCTATTGCCAGGTACATAAGCGCGGAGGATAGCTATTTTATTATTGACCGTGGCCGCTTCAGGGATGAAAGATCGGTGGTTAAAATTGTAAACGGTCATTACTGCGGTTTCGGATACATGGATATCAACGAAACGGCTTATGCCGAAGCCCTGATGGATTGCATAAAACCCTATCCTGAAAACCGGGATACCCATATCATTCTTAAAGGGTATTTGAGAAGCCATAAAGACAAGGTTACACTTTTGAAAATTGGGGAGCCGGCAATACAATGAGCATCAGCGCCATTTTATGCGA is a genomic window of Bacteroidota bacterium containing:
- a CDS encoding DUF362 domain-containing protein, encoding MSNKLNRRSFLRQGTLAGAASIVGLSLIPRISWGSILKTTPDLVVVNGEEYFDNTRKAVEMLGGMKRFVGQGQIVGLLVNSDFEDRGAYVNPDIVLSIIQQCVDAGAQEFICLQKIKDEYWQRSMHYSDLQQLMDKVKSVESNVFPAKFNEEDFRTVPEIQGAVLLKDMEIVKAIDNCDVFINIAIGKHHATTLYTGAIKNMMGICTRKSNVFMHLGAGTKNDPEHLGQSLAEINLYRKPDLVIVDSSYFITTNGPVGPGEIKQPQKILAGTDIVATDSMGARLLGYEASDILHIVKAHELGQGEIDLSMIIVKET
- a CDS encoding GyrI-like domain-containing protein, giving the protein MRTFTKVIIWIIAILVILVIISYLLPGKYYIERSVVINADKEIIFDQFCDYNNWENWTPWGKELDSAATIEFIGSCEEGAIQKWDGEIMGNGEMMITRLIPYEIMEYELKFDGGKYRSQGSMFLEPEEEGYRVTWTDEGDLGYNPITRYMGLMIDGMMGPDFEKGLNKLKEVAEGMPDFPDIEVTEVEPVIALSITDSSTLDQMGMKMAELYELLSGYITARKANITGPAYCVFHSWDPEGHTVIEAGFPVDKELPEKLNMKSTLTPGGKALKSLFIGPYDQSEAVYMAMDKYLKHNKLEMAGGPWEVYLNDPVTEPDPNKWETLIYFPIK
- a CDS encoding SOS response-associated peptidase → MCGRYVLVQKAEVIEKRFNVTFPEHLEWKAAYNISPGNQAPVITGDKPREIQLFYFGLTPFWARKPMYLFNARAEGDHNQENDPEYKGSKGIITKPAFRKPIRSQRCLVPADCFIEGTIKEKLAKPFVVYLKDGIRPFSFAGLWDSWTNKETGEVIHSFAIITTVANSLLQRIPHHRSPVILDQRDEALWLDNDLPLSGVTHLLRPYPAEKMNAYPISDRIRNPKADGPELLKPAGERLAPEYEVRTRSDLTLQGMGSNKRYTDPLDLLWEN
- the dnaE gene encoding DNA polymerase III subunit alpha — protein: MYWNSHSYYSLRYGTLPVEKLVERAKSLGIDALGLTDINNSSGVMDFVKACRENGISPMAGISFRDGDKLLYTGLAMNNEGFRELNEFLSNHTLEATALPSLPPAFTNAFVVYPYGSRDTKGLRENEYIGVGIRDVSRLPFSRYRYSQDKLVIQHPVVHRGGEDFLLHQNLRAIDLNTLITKLRPDNLAGIEAFMVSAEKLLRRYQDFPEIIANTERMMRSCSINFDFQSVKNKRTFTGSVYDDRILLEKLARDGLVYRYGKSCEQARKRMEGELEIISKLGFAAYFLITWDIIRYSMSRGFYHVGRGSGANSLVAYCLKITDVDPIELNLYFERFINPKRSNPPDFDIDYSWNERDEVQDYIFKRYGRNHTALLGAMSTFKGRSIYRELGKVYGLPKNEIDLLVEHPGSEFNNSEIIRNIHSLAVKVIDFPNIRSIHAGGVLISEEPITYYTALDLPPKGFPTTQWDMYVAEDIGFEKLDILSQRGIGHIRDCADIVMENRGIKVDVHQVEKFKQDPDVKRMLRSGETNGCFYIESPAMRGLLKKLHCDNYLSLVAASSIIRPGVARSGMMKEYIRRFHNPRGFSYLHPVMEEQLSETYGVMVYQEDVLKVCHHFAGLDLADSDVLRRAMSGKFRGKKEFQRIVEKFFTNCKERGYPDEITREVWRQIESFAGYSFSKAHSASYAVESYQSLFLKAHYPKEFMVAVINNFGGFYTSWVYFNEARRWGANILLPCVNNSEYKTCIRGEDVYIGFIHLANLENKTAWAIVSERNAHGTFASLEDFCARVPAGIEQMVILIRAGAFSFTGKTKAHLLWEAHLIIGKKNRTPESNPLFRHSSKGFRLPQLENSPTEDAYDEIELLGFPVSLSYFDLLQSPPESCFLASGLAESIGKIIEITGLLVTIKYVKTIKRDIMHFAAFLDKSGEFFDTVHFPDALKKYPFRGNGVYRVTGKVVEEFGFPSIEVHKMEKMALVKDPRA
- the dinB gene encoding DNA polymerase IV, giving the protein MYTEERCIVHFDLDTFFVSVERLQNSRLQGKPVIIGGLSDRGVVASCSYEARKFGVHSAMPMKMARSLCGDAMVIRGDMDLYSRYSRMVTGIIAEQSPVFEKASIDEHYIDITGMDRFFGCYRWTHELRERITRETGLPISFGLSVNKTISKMATNEAKPNGELQIPGQQVMPFLSPLSIRKIPMIGARSYQLLRSMGVSTVGTLSRIPPEMMESLMGKNGIVIWKKANGIDHTPVQSYSERKSIGSETTFESDTIDIAEIQRIITYKVEKLAFELRKKQKLASCVTVKIRYANFDTHTLQQQIPYTSFDHILIKTSLDLFSKLYQRRMLIRLVGVRLSGLVGGVQQLDLFEDSPEMISLYQAMDSIRIRFGKTAIRRGIGV
- a CDS encoding LexA family transcriptional regulator — protein: MYFSSNIKLLRKRRGRTQDDVAHALNMKRPTLSGYENNVAEPGIEALMAFSKYYNIAIDTLIRIDLAGLAESQLSQLEKGFDVYLNGSSLRVLATTVNSDNEENIELVNEKAMAGYTRGFADPEFIRILPAFQLPFLSKNRKYRTFQIQGDSMLPIPDKSWVTGEFVQNWKATRNNFPHIILTLDDGIVFKIVDNQIETKGVLRLSSLNPLYEPYEIPVTQVKEMWKFVHYISSELPEPNLPMDRMAGELQELKKQVHAIQTSLNL
- a CDS encoding GIY-YIG nuclease family protein — translated: MYAVIDVETTGLNAKSERITEIAILVHDGNQVVDSFQTLLNPEKRIPHMITGLTGIDNRMVAEAPYFFEVARKIVEMTEGKVIVGHNVAFDYGFIRHEFQRLFYDFKRKTICTKKLARKLLPGRRHYGLGSLCKDLEIANSARHRAAGDAMATARLFEFLLSKERNFLESSLRHYSSGLEPSVVDRLPEDIGVYYFLDKEGQIIYIGKSVNIRDRVISHLNNNITKRAIDMRDQMAGIHYELTGSELIALLLESYEIKRHKPPFNRQQRRVSYPYGLFDFPDKDGFINLEIRRIRAGDHPLTSYSNAREGREHLNYLLENYTLCQKYCGLYKTQGPCFHHQIHRCQGACAGLEGHETYNHRVEEAIARYISAEDSYFIIDRGRFRDERSVVKIVNGHYCGFGYMDINETAYAEALMDCIKPYPENRDTHIILKGYLRSHKDKVTLLKIGEPAIQ